One Ranitomeya imitator isolate aRanImi1 chromosome 1, aRanImi1.pri, whole genome shotgun sequence DNA window includes the following coding sequences:
- the LOC138656745 gene encoding uncharacterized protein yields the protein MSNRVEFIRDFIEIYQSFPCLWKIKSPEYCNREKRREGYLQLIELYNRQAPDEAANEAVIKKKIQALRTVWRKELNKVLQTTRSGASTEEVYVPKLWYFEHLNFLRDQEVPRTSTCLRLLAPVEPIVSENHAEQESQGQQDDSAQESTLDCSQDCTTTDLVEAAPARTQSRQGPRKRKATSDASNELLSLAKKVLTRNVSPALEGFGHYVVDKLAKMDDNQRILAERLILEAVNKGTDGDLDKNTCLVSSRPIQRTEPSNFNGWSQGQTSMRHNPHVSHFGQPPPNNSYTPIPLHMASPIRHQNFQPEQSSYHNL from the exons atgtcaaatcgtgtggagttcatcagggatttcatcgagatttatcagtcttttccctgcctctggaaaataaaatctcctgagtattgtaacagggaaaagaggagggagggttacttacagctcattgagctttacaatcgtcaggcaccagatgaggcagctaacgaagcagttattaaaaagaaaatccaggcgctccgcacggtgtggaggaaggagctgaacaaggttcttcagactacaaggtccggagcttccactgaagaagtttatgtgccaaaactgtggtattttgagcatcttaattttctgagggaccaagaggtgccacggacttcaacgtgtcttcgattgttggcacctgtggaaccaatagtttcggagaaccacgccgagcaggagtcacaagggcaacaa gatgacagtgcgcaggagagtacactagactgttcacaggactgcacaacaacagatttagtggaggctgcacctgccaggactcaatcgaggcaaggtccaagaaaacggaaagccacctcagacgcctcaaatgaactattgagcctggcaaagaaggtgttgacaagaaatgttagccctgcgttagaggggtttggacactatgtggttgacaaactggccaaaatggacgacaaccaaagaatactagcagagcgtctgattctggaagcagtaaacaagggtactgatggcgatttggacaagaacacttgtttggtctcttcccggccaatacagcggacagagccatcaaatttcaatggttggtcacagggtcagacatcgatgcgacacaatcctcacgtttcccacttcggccagccaccccctaataactcctacacgccaatacctttacatatggcttcgcccatcaggcaccaaaattttcagccggaacaatcgtcgtatcataatttgtga